One part of the Lotus japonicus ecotype B-129 chromosome 2, LjGifu_v1.2 genome encodes these proteins:
- the LOC130739437 gene encoding UDP-glycosyltransferase 83A1-like: protein MSIPSVLVVPYPAQGHVNALMIFSKKMVENGCNCKVIFLNTDFNHKRVVSSMQGDQQQQGGDGEELIKLVSIPDGLGPEDDKIDFEKLYPALLSTMPASLEKLIEDIHLNGEYRITCIVADVLVGWVLDVGRKLGINGALFWPASAALFALMCNIPKLTHDGIIDSDGLSTTKETFQISPRMPVMDKGALFWSNFYDSKNILKILFNYINHCTKKLHQTEWWLCNTAYELEPGALSFIPKLQPVGPLLSTSHDNTNATTSRSMGQFWKEDLSCMSWLDQQPHQSVVYLAFGSFTLFEQNQFKELAHGIDLTNRPFLWVVRQDNNMAYPSEFLGSKGKIVEWAPQQKVLNHPSIACFVSHCGWNSTMEGLSNGVPFLCWPYFADQLYDKTFICDELKVGIGMDSDENGVVSRWEIKKKVEQLLSDETLRSRSLELKGRLMKDIAEGGRSLENLRRFVKWLEHKE from the exons ATGAGCATTCCAAGTGTGCTAGTTGTGCCATATCCAGCTCAAGGGCATGTCAACGCCTTGATGATCTTCTCAAAAAAGATGGTTGAGAATGGTTGCAATTGCAAGGTCATTTTCTTGAACACTGACTTCAACCACAAGAGAGTGGTGAGTTCCATGCAAGGGGACCAACAACAGCAAGGTGGAGATGGAGAAGAACTCATAAAGCTGGTCTCCATCCCAGATGGGTTGGGACCTGAGGATGACAAAATAGATTTTGAGAAGCTATATCCTGCCCTTCTGAGTACCATGCCTGCTAGCCTGGAGAAGCTCATAGAGGACATTCATTTGAATGGTGAATATAGAATCACCTGCATAGTTGCTGATGTGCTCGTGGGATGGGTGTTGGATGTTGGGAGGAAGTTGGGGATCAATGGAGCTCTTTTTTGGCCTGCATCTGCAGCTTTGTTTGCTTTGATGTGCAATATTCCCAAGCTCACTCATGATGGGATCATTGACTCTGATG GACTATCAACCACTAAAGAAACATTTCAAATATCACCAAGAATGCCTGTGATGGACAAAGGAGCCTTGTTTTGGTCGAATTTCTATGactcaaaaaatattttaaaaatactaTTTAATTACATAAACCACTGCACAAAAAAATTACACCAGACAGAGTGGTGGCTTTGCAACACTGCATATGAACTTGAACCAGGGGCATTATCATTCATTCCAAAGCTCCAACCAGTTGGCCCATTATTGAGTACAAGTCATGACAACACAAATGCAACAACATCAAGATCAATGGGACAATTCTGGAAAGAAGATCTATCCTGCATGAGTTGGCTTGATCAGCAACCTCATCAATCTGTAGTGTATCTTGCTTTTGGTAGTTTCACACTTTTTGAACAAAACCAATTCAAAGAACTAGCTCATGGAATTGACCTAACCAATAGACCTTTTCTTTGGGTTGTGCGCCAAGATAATAACATGGCATACCCAAGTGAATTTTTGGGGAGCAAAGGCAAGATTGTTGAATGGGCACCTCAGCAAAAAGTGCTTAATCACCCTTCCATAGCTTGTTTTGTTAGCCATTGTGGTTGGAATTCTACCATGGAAGGTTTGTCTAATGGGGTTCCCTTCTTGTGCTGGCCATATTTTGCTGACCAACTTTATGACAAAACATTTATTTGTGATGAGTTGAAGGTTGGTATAGGAATGGACTCGGATGAAAATGGTGTAGTGTCACGCTGGGAGATAAAAAAGAAAGTGGAGCAACTGCTTAGTGATGAGACATTGAGATCAAGGTCTCTGGAGCTGAAGGGGAGGTTAATGAAGGACATAGCTGAAGGAGGTCGATCTTTAGAGAACCTCAGAAGGTTTGTTAAGTGGCTGGAACATAAAGAATGA
- the LOC130739440 gene encoding uncharacterized protein LOC130739440, translating into MEDTTLKTPPKIPIEAQSTEPECKTPTPIPQPPQNDDPNSTDELRKSLIPDPLRVPKAFKFPERYTSPTDSIMSPVTKGLLARGKKGVAKLPPGKYHPKIPDMSLQEVGPFQNNKVPIPMLIDERINSI; encoded by the exons ATGGAAGACACCACGCTCAAAACACCTCCAAAAATCCCAATTGAAGCTCAATCAACCGAGCCTGAATGCAAAACCCCAACTCCAATTCCACAACCACCCCAGAATGATGATCCTAATTCCACTGATGAACTCCGCAAATCTCTCATCCCAGATCCTCTTAGAGTCCCCAAAGCATTCAAATTCCCAGAAAG GTATACAAGTCCAACTGATTCGATCATGTCGCCGGTAACCAAAGGTCTTCTAGCTAGAGGCAAAAAGGGTGTGGCAAAATTACCACCTGGTAAATATCATCCAAAG ATTCCAGACATGAGCTTGCAGGAAGTGGGTCCTTTTCAGAACAACAAGGTTCCAATTCCAATGTTGATTGATGAGAGGATCAACTCAATTTGA
- the LOC130739439 gene encoding protein CHLORORESPIRATORY REDUCTION 7, chloroplastic isoform X1 — protein MVGVLQAQAFNVGARYFPYAESYPIQSPVMHVTSPGLVKCFSSLIRQRLPQIAGVSKSNTKLFALRRRRANERTETYVLLEPGEDEKFVSEEELKATLKERLTNWPGKALPPDLARYETIDEAVSFLVRSVCELEIDGDVGSVQWYEVRLE, from the exons ATGGTTGGAGTTTTGCAGGCTCAGGCCTTCAATGTTGGAGCTCGGTACTTCCCTT ATGCAGAAAGTTACCCTATTCAGAGTCCTGTAATGCATGTAACCTCACCAGGCCTAGTTAAATGTTTCAGTTCTTTAATCCGTCAGAGACTGCCTCAAATTGCAGGTGTTAGCAAAAGTAATACAAAG CTTTTTGCATTGAGGCGGAGAAGGGCAAATGAGAGAACTGAAACTTATGTACTACTAGAACCAGGGGAGGATGAGAAGTTTGTTTCTGAGGAAGAGTTGAAGGCCACATTGAAAGAGCGGCTGACAAATTGGCCTGGAAAGGCTCTTCCTCCTGATCTTGCAAGATATGAGACCATTGATGAAGCTGTTTCTTTCCTAGTGAGGTCCGTTTGTGAACTTGAAATTGATGGAGATGTTGGCTCAGTCCAATGGTATGAGGTCCGTTTAGAGTGA
- the LOC130739439 gene encoding protein CHLORORESPIRATORY REDUCTION 7, chloroplastic isoform X2: protein MLELDAESYPIQSPVMHVTSPGLVKCFSSLIRQRLPQIAGVSKSNTKLFALRRRRANERTETYVLLEPGEDEKFVSEEELKATLKERLTNWPGKALPPDLARYETIDEAVSFLVRSVCELEIDGDVGSVQWYEVRLE, encoded by the exons ATGTTGGAGCTCG ATGCAGAAAGTTACCCTATTCAGAGTCCTGTAATGCATGTAACCTCACCAGGCCTAGTTAAATGTTTCAGTTCTTTAATCCGTCAGAGACTGCCTCAAATTGCAGGTGTTAGCAAAAGTAATACAAAG CTTTTTGCATTGAGGCGGAGAAGGGCAAATGAGAGAACTGAAACTTATGTACTACTAGAACCAGGGGAGGATGAGAAGTTTGTTTCTGAGGAAGAGTTGAAGGCCACATTGAAAGAGCGGCTGACAAATTGGCCTGGAAAGGCTCTTCCTCCTGATCTTGCAAGATATGAGACCATTGATGAAGCTGTTTCTTTCCTAGTGAGGTCCGTTTGTGAACTTGAAATTGATGGAGATGTTGGCTCAGTCCAATGGTATGAGGTCCGTTTAGAGTGA
- the LOC130735663 gene encoding uncharacterized protein LOC130735663: protein MAFLNYENKISGSGKKMKVHFDLPEEDDSMDHQKHSSTSISSESSLDSDDIDKDEPNTGYGSPVRSFEGGSSTPPPAPPPGYDPNRIPASVFSARPASPMEWSVASNESLFSIHIGNSSFSRDHAFAMNNKSGELMPWANDLPSMPTTLAPVQEVSKEKIEEMHSLSSSDSDIPDDTADLALEDDHASNIETAELVVEDDTRKEETVAKLETTTTLDKTPDEDHSKEAVVPKEEHKSFPSVSYRSVESDMSNSSFQFPILTNDGVRISSETVDSEKQERNEKQQHQQPQHPPPQNHVPPPNPKTEKAPRYYCCRSWWCCFRCSSPCY, encoded by the exons ATGGCTTTCTTGAATTATGAGAACAAGATATCAGGAAGTGGTAAGAAAATGAAAGTGCATTTTGATCTTCCTGAGGAGGATGATTCCATGGATCATCAGAAGCATTCAAGCACTTCAATTTCATCTGAATCTTCACTGGATTCAGATGATATAGACAAGGATGAACCTAATACTGGTTATGGCTCTCCTGTGCGGAGCTTCGAAGGTGGGTCATCTACACCTCCTCCAGCTCCTCCACCTGGGTATGATCCAAATAGAATCCCAGCTTCTGTGTTTTCTGCTAGACCTGCAAGTCCTATGGAATGGAGTGTAGCCTCAAATGAATCACTATTTAGCATACACATAGGAAACAGCAGTTTCTCAAGGGATCATGCTTTTGCTATGAATAATAAATCTGGGGAATTAATGCCCTGGGCTAATGATTTACCTAGCATGCCAACAACATTGGCACCAGTTCAAGAAGTGAGTAAGGAGAAAATTGAGGAGATGCACTCTttgtcatcatcagattcagatATACCAGATGACACTGCAGATTTAGCTCTGGAGGATGATCATGCATCAAATATTGAAACTGCAGAGTTAGTTGTTGAGGATGACACTAGAAAAGAAGAAACAGTTGCAAAACTGGAGACAACAACAACATTGGACAAAACTCCAGATGAGGATCATAGTAAAGAAGCAGTGGTCCCTAAGGAGGAACATAAGAGTTTTCCCAGCGTCTCCTACCGCTCAGTCGAAAGCGATATGAGCAACAGTTCATTTCAATTTCCTAT ATTGACTAATGATGGAGTAAGAATTAGTTCAGAAACAGTAGATTCAGAAAAGcaagaaagaaatgaaaaacaGCAGCACCAGCAGCCGCAGCATCCACCGCCGCAGAATCACGTGCCGCCTCCTAATCCTAAAACTGAAAAAGCACCAAGATATTATTGTTGTAGAAGTTGGTGGTGTTGTTTCCGTTGTAGTTCACCCTGTTATTGA
- the LOC130737014 gene encoding uncharacterized protein LOC130737014 has translation MGLKSGSSETTSSKNEKPLSYSRKKGRTPTRKLYKSKAPEEDSTPVILEDVPSDEEEPFHDAPASINEEETSMGSDHNDGPDVEASAPQDVDVSLETPISENPDVEDVIAEEVIPTATAVSPSSSKKGVSSEETHSDIPSQVPVQTISDDDGSDDDDDVPMTATFSESVAARLKRKRRASVSETPSSAPQKKTKSTPATYKSRQVDVKGKDVPDIVPAEKKKFAGRRIPKNVPAAPLDNVSFHSEENVLKWKYVYQRRFALEREVGPDVIECKEVMVLIEKAGLTKIVLQVGRCYEKLVKEFVVNLSVEVGLPESAEYKKVYVREKCVKFSPEVINKALGRSVAVVTAEEPSLDVIAKELTVGLVQKWPKKKLLPTGNLSVKYAILNRIGAVNWVPTQHTSAISTILARLIYKIGTMAPIDFGTFVFEQTLKHAETCAVKLPVSFPSLIT, from the exons ATGGGTCTGAAAAGTGGGTCCTCAGAAACCACTTCATCCAAGAATGAGAAACCACTATCCTACTCAAGGAAGAAAGGGCGAACACCAACAAGGAAGTTGTACAAATCAAAGGCTCCTGAAGAGGATTCCACTCCTGTCATTCTTGAAGATGTTCCCTCTGACGAAGAAGAACCCTTTCATGATGCTCCTGCAAGTATCAACGAAGAAGAAACCTCAATGGGTTCCGATCACAATGATGGGCCCGATGTTGAGGCATCTGCACCACAGGACGTTGATGTCTCTCTTGAAACCCCAATTTCTGAAAATCCTGATGTTGAGGATGTGATTGCAGAAGAAGTCATTCCCACTGCAACTGCTGTGTCTCCTTCATCTTCCAAGAAGGGTGTATCCTCTGAGGAAACCCATTCTGATATTCCCAGTCAAGTCCCTGTTCAGAccatctctgatgatgatggttctgatgatgatgatgatgttcctaTGACAGCAACCTTTTCTGAAAGTGTTGCTGCaagattgaaaagaaaaagaagggccTCTGTGTCTGAAACCCCTTCGTCAGCCCCACAAAAGAAGACAAAATCCACTCCTGCCACTTACAAGTCAAGGCAAGTGGATGTGAAAGGTAAAG ATGTCCCAGACATCGTGCCTgctgagaagaagaagtttGCTGGAAGACGCATTCCAAAGAATGTACCTGCAGCCCCTCTTGACAATGTCTCTTTTCACTCTGAAGAAAATGTTTTGAAGtggaaatatgtctatcaaaGGAGATTTGCTCTTGAAAGAGAGGTTGGGCCTGATGTGATAGAATGCAAGGAGGTTATGGTCCTGATTGAGAAGGCTGGGCTGACAAAGATTGTTCTCCAAGTTGGGAGATGCTATGAGAAGCTGGTGAAGGAATTTGTGGTGAATTTGTCTGTGGAAGTAGGACTTCCTGAAAGTGCGGAGTACAAGAAAGTGTATGTAAGGGAAAAATGTGTGAAATTTTCCCCTGAAGTGATCAATAAAGCACTTGGTAGAAGTGTTGCTGTTGTGACTGCTGAAGAACCATCCTTGGATGTGATTGCCAAGGAATTGACTGTTGGCCTAGTTCAGAAATGGCCCAAGAAGAAGCTCTTGCCCACTGGGAATCTGAGTGTGAAATATGCAATCCTCAATAGGATTGGGGCTGTGAATTGGGTGCCTACCCAACATACTTCTGCCATCTCTACCATCCTTGCCAGGTTAATTTACAAGATTGGTACTATGGCTCCTATTGATTTTGGTACTTTTGTTTTTGAACAGACCTTAAAGCATGCAGAAACATGTGCTGTGAAGTTGCCTGTGTCTTTTCCTTCTCTTATCACATAG
- the LOC130737015 gene encoding uncharacterized protein LOC130737015 yields the protein MSQSSGKNDSGDAKAVTNKYGVRFMGLKSGSSETTSSKNEKPLSYSRKKGRTPTRKLYKSKAPEEDSTPVILEDVPSDEEEPFHDAPASINEEETSMGSDHNDGPDVEASAPQDVDVSLETPISENPDVEDVIAEEVIPTATAVSPSSSKKGVSSEETHSDIPSQVPVQTISDDDGSDDDDDVPMTATFSESVAARLKRKRRASVSETPSSAPQKKTKSTPATYKSRQVDVKGKDVPDIMPAEKKKFAGRRIPKNVPAAPLDNVFFHSEENVLKWKYVYQRRFALEREVGPDVIECKEVMVLIEKAGLTKIVLQVGRCYEKLVKEFVVNLSVEVGLPESAEYKKVYVREKCVKFSPEVINKALGRSVAVVTAEEPSLDVIAKELTVGLVQKWPKKKLLPTGNLSVKYAILNRIGAVNWVPTQHTSAISTILARLIYKIGTMAPIDFGTFVFEQTLKHAETCAVKLPVSFPSLIT from the exons ATGTCTCAATCCTCAGGAAAGAATGATTCCGGAGATGCCAAGGCTGTCACGAACAAGTATGGTGTGCGATTCATGGGTCTGAAAAGTGGGTCCTCAGAAACCACTTCATCCAAGAATGAGAAACCACTATCCTACTCAAGGAAGAAAGGGCGAACACCAACAAGGAAGTTGTACAAATCAAAGGCTCCTGAAGAGGATTCCACTCCTGTCATTCTTGAAGATGTTCCCTCTGACGAAGAAGAACCCTTTCATGATGCTCCTGCAAGTATCAACGAAGAAGAAACCTCAATGGGTTCCGATCACAATGATGGGCCCGATGTTGAGGCATCTGCACCACAGGACGTTGATGTCTCTCTTGAAACCCCAATTTCTGAAAATCCTGATGTTGAGGATGTGATTGCAGAAGAAGTCATTCCCACTGCAACTGCTGTGTCTCCTTCATCTTCCAAGAAGGGTGTATCCTCTGAGGAAACCCATTCTGATATTCCCAGTCAAGTCCCTGTTCAGAccatctctgatgatgatggttctgatgatgatgatgatgttcctaTGACAGCAACCTTTTCTGAAAGTGTTGCTGCaagattgaaaagaaaaagaagggccTCTGTGTCTGAAACCCCTTCGTCAGCCCCACAAAAGAAGACAAAATCCACTCCTGCCACTTACAAGTCAAGGCAAGTGGATGTGAAAGGTAAAG ATGTCCCAGACATCATGCCTgctgagaagaagaagtttGCTGGAAGACGCATTCCAAAGAATGTACCTGCAGCCCCTCTTGACAATGTCTTTTTTCACTCTGAAGAAAATGTTTTGAAGtggaaatatgtctatcaaaGGAGATTTGCTCTTGAAAGAGAGGTTGGGCCTGATGTGATAGAATGCAAGGAGGTTATGGTCCTGATTGAGAAGGCTGGGCTGACAAAGATTGTTCTCCAAGTTGGGAGATGCTATGAGAAGCTGGTGAAGGAATTTGTGGTGAATTTGTCTGTGGAAGTAGGACTTCCTGAAAGTGCGGAGTACAAGAAAGTGTATGTAAGGGAAAAATGTGTGAAATTTTCCCCTGAAGTGATCAATAAAGCACTTGGTAGAAGTGTTGCTGTTGTGACTGCTGAAGAACCATCCTTGGATGTGATTGCCAAGGAATTGACTGTTGGCCTAGTTCAGAAATGGCCCAAGAAGAAGCTCTTGCCCACTGGGAATCTGAGTGTGAAATATGCAATCCTCAATAGGATTGGGGCTGTGAATTGGGTGCCTACCCAACATACTTCTGCCATCTCTACCATCCTTGCCAGGTTAATTTACAAGATTGGTACTATGGCTCCTATTGATTTTGGTACTTTTGTTTTTGAACAGACCTTAAAGCATGCAGAAACATGTGCTGTGAAGTTGCCTGTGTCTTTTCCTTCTCTTATCACATAG